One segment of Abyssibacter profundi DNA contains the following:
- the rph gene encoding ribonuclease PH, producing MTTYQRPSGRAADQLREVTLTRHFTKHAEGSVLVSFGDTRVLCTASVDERVPPWLRNENRGWVTAEYGMLPRSTHDRMGREAARGKQSGRTQEIQRLIGRSLRAVVDLEALGQRQITLDCDVLQADGGTRTAAITGAYVALVDAVNGLLERKQLKRDPIHGHVAAISVGICGGTPVLDLDYAEDSTAETDMNVVMNDAGGFIEVQGTAEGHAFQRDELDALLELAGSGIRELVAMQQAALAAAS from the coding sequence ATGACGACTTATCAACGACCCAGTGGCCGCGCGGCTGATCAGCTGCGCGAGGTCACCCTCACCCGCCATTTCACCAAGCATGCGGAGGGCTCCGTGCTGGTCAGCTTCGGCGACACACGTGTGCTGTGCACCGCGTCGGTCGATGAGCGGGTGCCGCCCTGGCTGCGTAACGAAAACCGGGGTTGGGTGACGGCCGAATACGGCATGCTGCCGCGCTCCACCCACGACCGCATGGGCCGCGAGGCGGCTCGTGGCAAGCAGAGCGGGCGCACCCAGGAAATCCAGCGACTCATTGGCCGCAGCCTGCGGGCCGTTGTGGATCTCGAGGCGCTGGGCCAGCGCCAGATCACCTTGGATTGCGATGTGCTGCAGGCCGATGGCGGCACGCGCACGGCGGCTATCACCGGGGCGTATGTGGCGCTGGTGGATGCGGTGAACGGGTTGCTGGAGCGCAAGCAGCTCAAACGCGACCCCATCCACGGGCACGTGGCGGCGATCTCGGTCGGCATATGTGGCGGCACGCCGGTGCTGGATCTGGACTATGCCGAGGATTCCACGGCGGAAACCGACATGAACGTGGTGATGAACGATGCCGGGGGCTTTATTGAGGTGCAGGGCACGGCCGAAGGGCATGCATTCCAGCGCGATGAACTCGATGCGCTGCTGGAGTTGGCCGGCAGCGGTATTCGTGAGTTGGTGGCCATGCAGCAGGCTGCGCTGGCTGCCGCATCCTGA
- a CDS encoding YicC/YloC family endoribonuclease, whose protein sequence is MIKSMTGFARRQASGEWGQLAWELRTVNHRYLDVSFRLPEPMRALESEFRARISKQVARGKCEASLKLELADTTSNRLDIDTDRLDALSAAISEVTSRVQTQAPDPLRVLGWPGVLVEQGVDQAQLNAAALDTLNEALTALAEARRSEGSKLAALLTDRANQIESLVADVTARLPAIRTEWEQRLRDRLAEFKTELDPARIEQEFLLLLNKTDAAEELDRLTAHVQEIHNILQRKDPVGRRLDFLIQELNREANTLGSKSQDAEITRLAVELKVAIEQMREQVQNIE, encoded by the coding sequence ATGATCAAGAGCATGACCGGATTCGCCCGCCGACAGGCCTCGGGCGAGTGGGGGCAGCTGGCCTGGGAGCTGCGCACTGTTAACCATCGCTACCTGGACGTCAGCTTCCGACTGCCGGAGCCCATGCGGGCGCTGGAGTCGGAGTTTCGCGCCCGAATCAGCAAGCAGGTGGCACGCGGCAAGTGCGAAGCCTCGCTCAAGCTGGAGTTGGCGGATACCACCAGCAATCGCCTGGACATCGATACCGACCGGCTGGATGCCTTGTCCGCCGCCATCAGCGAAGTGACCAGCCGCGTCCAGACCCAGGCCCCCGACCCGCTCCGCGTGCTCGGCTGGCCCGGCGTGCTGGTCGAACAAGGTGTCGATCAAGCCCAGCTCAACGCAGCCGCCCTCGACACCCTGAATGAAGCCCTGACCGCGCTGGCCGAAGCCCGCCGCAGCGAGGGTAGCAAGCTCGCCGCCCTGCTCACCGATCGCGCAAACCAAATTGAATCGCTGGTGGCAGACGTCACCGCCCGCCTGCCCGCCATCCGCACGGAATGGGAACAGCGCCTGCGCGACCGTCTCGCCGAGTTTAAAACCGAACTCGACCCTGCCCGCATCGAGCAGGAATTCCTGCTGCTGCTCAACAAGACCGACGCCGCAGAAGAACTCGACCGACTCACCGCCCACGTGCAGGAAATCCACAACATCCTGCAACGCAAGGACCCCGTTGGCCGTCGCCTCGACTTCCTGATTCAGGAACTCAACCGCGAAGCCAACACCCTGGGCTCCAAGTCACAAGACGCAGAAATCACCCGCCTGGCGGTGGAACTGAAAGTCGCGATCGAGCAGATGCGGGAGCAGGTGCAGAACATCGAGTGA
- a CDS encoding efflux RND transporter permease subunit has product MIEALIRRSLANRALVLAAALVLLTWGAWQALRTPVDVFPDLTAPSVTVVAEVHGLAPEEVERLVTFPIETAMNGASGVRRVRSNTGVGLAVIIIEFDWQTDIYRARQIVTEKLQAARSELPPDIPTPTLAPITSVMGEVMFIALVSDQHDEMTLKTTADWLLRRRLLAVAGVAEVIPIGGLTRQYQVQVHPERLAAYNLTLESVIAAVGQTNTSASGGFVVENAQEFLIHARGRVQSVHDIAATVVATRDGLPIAVRDIGSVVSGPAPRRGTGSYRGQSAVVLGIQKQPEANTLALTERLDDTLADIQQSLPDGMRIETDAFRQADFIRLAIDNLSVAIRDGALLIVLIVFVFLMSGRATLITLLALPLSVIVTLLVLKALGATINTMTLGGIAIALGALVDDAIIAVENIVRRLRENHGKPASEKRARFAVVLDATREIESSIVFATLIIILVFLPLFFLSGVEGRLLQPLGLAYVVSLGASLLVALTVTPVLGHLMLPNSATVRAGRDGPLVDWLKRVYRPVLNASLRTWWLLAVLAGALFVAAIVALFSAGRAFLPEFNEGSLTIGVVALPGTSLEKSDAIGQRVERILLNTPEVIATARRTGRAERDPHAQAVYASEIDVSLRPSDRGKAALLESLRDELSAVAGANIILGQPISHRIDHMLSGTRANIAVKIFGDDLAELDRLAQQAEALMTNVPGAVDVSLASQSQIPFIDVKLKRGAMAQYGVTAAQVSHFVEAAFTGVTVSRVLEDDAAFDLVVRFPPDAKTDFESVRNARLITSTGAHVPLHALAHLRRTRDANTISRENVQRLRVVVANVADRDLVSVVEDIRTRLATEMTLPTGYYIEYGGQFQSAEQATRTLLVLSGIAVVGIFVLLMMALGTARDAGLVMLNLPLALIGGVAGVYLADGVLSIAAIIGFITLFGIATRNGVIMIDHIRRLQLTGEEQALRAAVLRGAEERLAPILMTALATALALIPLALSLGKPGSEIQAPMALVILCGLATSTALNMLVVPALYARFGSATQRGASART; this is encoded by the coding sequence ATGATTGAAGCGCTGATCCGTAGATCGCTGGCCAACCGTGCTCTGGTGCTGGCTGCAGCCCTGGTCTTGCTGACCTGGGGCGCGTGGCAGGCGTTGCGGACACCGGTCGATGTCTTCCCCGACCTGACAGCGCCTTCCGTCACGGTCGTCGCCGAAGTGCATGGCCTGGCGCCCGAGGAGGTCGAGCGGCTCGTGACCTTCCCGATCGAAACCGCCATGAATGGAGCGTCCGGCGTGCGGCGTGTGCGCTCGAACACCGGCGTCGGGCTGGCCGTCATCATCATTGAGTTCGACTGGCAGACCGACATCTATCGCGCGCGCCAGATCGTGACAGAGAAGTTGCAAGCCGCCCGCAGCGAGCTGCCGCCTGACATCCCCACGCCCACGCTGGCACCGATCACGTCCGTCATGGGCGAAGTCATGTTCATCGCGCTGGTATCGGATCAGCATGACGAGATGACGCTGAAAACCACGGCGGATTGGCTGCTGCGTCGGCGGCTGCTGGCGGTGGCGGGCGTCGCGGAGGTCATCCCGATCGGTGGATTGACCCGGCAATATCAGGTGCAAGTGCACCCCGAGCGCCTGGCCGCCTACAACCTGACGCTGGAGTCGGTGATCGCCGCCGTCGGCCAGACCAATACCAGCGCAAGCGGTGGCTTCGTGGTTGAGAACGCGCAGGAGTTCCTCATTCACGCCCGCGGCCGTGTCCAGTCCGTGCATGACATCGCCGCCACTGTGGTTGCAACACGCGATGGCTTACCGATCGCCGTACGGGACATCGGCTCGGTGGTCTCAGGTCCGGCGCCACGTCGAGGCACCGGCAGCTACCGTGGGCAGAGCGCCGTCGTGCTGGGCATCCAGAAGCAGCCGGAAGCCAATACGCTGGCGCTCACCGAGCGCCTGGATGACACGCTGGCGGACATCCAGCAGTCCTTGCCCGACGGCATGCGCATCGAAACCGATGCCTTCCGACAGGCGGACTTCATTCGCCTGGCCATTGATAATCTCTCGGTGGCCATTCGCGACGGCGCACTGCTGATCGTGTTGATCGTCTTCGTGTTCCTGATGAGCGGCCGGGCCACGCTGATCACGCTACTGGCCTTGCCGCTGTCGGTGATTGTCACTCTGCTGGTGCTCAAGGCTCTGGGGGCGACCATCAACACCATGACCCTGGGCGGCATCGCCATCGCGCTCGGGGCCCTGGTCGATGACGCCATCATTGCGGTCGAGAACATTGTTCGGCGGCTGCGGGAAAACCACGGCAAGCCGGCTTCCGAGAAGCGCGCGCGCTTTGCCGTTGTGCTGGACGCAACGCGCGAGATTGAGTCCTCGATTGTATTCGCCACGCTGATCATCATCCTGGTCTTCCTGCCGCTGTTCTTCCTGTCCGGCGTCGAAGGGCGGCTGCTTCAACCCCTGGGGCTGGCCTACGTGGTGTCGCTGGGTGCTTCGCTGCTCGTCGCGCTAACCGTCACGCCGGTGCTCGGCCACCTGATGCTGCCCAATTCAGCGACCGTCCGCGCGGGCCGAGACGGTCCGCTGGTGGACTGGCTGAAGCGGGTCTACCGCCCCGTCCTCAACGCGTCGCTGCGCACCTGGTGGCTGCTGGCCGTACTTGCGGGCGCGTTGTTCGTTGCTGCGATCGTTGCTCTGTTCTCTGCAGGCCGCGCCTTTCTTCCAGAGTTCAACGAGGGAAGCCTGACCATTGGCGTGGTCGCGCTGCCGGGGACGTCGCTCGAAAAATCAGATGCGATCGGTCAACGCGTCGAACGAATTCTGCTCAACACACCCGAAGTCATCGCCACGGCCCGGCGCACCGGTCGCGCTGAACGTGATCCGCATGCACAGGCCGTCTATGCCTCTGAAATCGACGTCAGCTTGCGCCCCAGCGATCGTGGCAAGGCGGCGCTGCTGGAGTCGCTGCGCGACGAACTCAGCGCCGTCGCGGGTGCCAACATCATCCTTGGCCAGCCGATTTCGCACCGCATCGATCACATGCTGTCCGGCACACGCGCCAACATCGCGGTGAAGATTTTCGGCGATGACCTGGCGGAACTGGATCGCCTCGCACAGCAGGCGGAGGCGCTGATGACCAATGTGCCCGGCGCAGTCGATGTTTCATTGGCCAGCCAGTCCCAGATTCCGTTCATCGACGTCAAGCTCAAACGCGGTGCCATGGCGCAGTACGGCGTGACAGCGGCGCAAGTCAGTCATTTCGTCGAAGCCGCGTTTACGGGCGTGACGGTATCCCGCGTGCTGGAAGACGACGCCGCCTTTGATCTTGTCGTGCGGTTCCCGCCCGATGCAAAAACCGACTTCGAATCCGTGCGCAACGCCCGGCTGATCACATCAACCGGCGCGCATGTTCCGCTGCATGCCCTTGCCCATCTTCGTCGCACGCGGGATGCAAACACGATCAGCCGCGAGAACGTGCAGCGGCTACGCGTCGTTGTCGCCAATGTGGCCGACCGAGACCTCGTCAGCGTCGTTGAGGACATCCGCACGCGGCTTGCCACTGAGATGACGCTGCCAACCGGCTACTACATTGAATACGGGGGGCAATTCCAAAGCGCTGAGCAGGCCACGCGGACGCTTTTGGTGCTCAGTGGGATTGCGGTTGTCGGCATCTTCGTGCTGCTGATGATGGCGCTGGGCACAGCGCGAGATGCCGGGCTGGTGATGCTCAATCTGCCGCTAGCACTGATCGGAGGCGTCGCGGGCGTTTACCTCGCGGACGGCGTGTTGTCGATTGCTGCGATCATCGGGTTCATCACGCTGTTCGGTATCGCCACGCGCAACGGCGTGATCATGATCGACCATATCCGGCGGCTGCAACTGACCGGCGAAGAGCAGGCGCTACGTGCTGCTGTGCTGCGTGGTGCAGAAGAGCGTCTGGCACCGATTCTGATGACAGCGCTTGCTACCGCACTGGCGTTGATCCCGCTGGCGCTGAGTTTGGGCAAGCCGGGTAGCGAGATTCAGGCACCGATGGCACTGGTCATACTCTGCGGCCTAGCCACCTCGACCGCACTCAACATGTTGGTCGTCCCGGCGCTGTATGCACGATTTGGCAGCGCAACGCAGCGTGGTGCTTCCGCTCGGACGTGA
- a CDS encoding efflux RND transporter periplasmic adaptor subunit — protein MTTLTRPMRAIGSAVLALVLVSLMAACSHDHSHEAGHGHDDHGNDHHAHGHGDADDGRPTVVITHFTGSSELFMEYPALVVGEESRFLAHFTRLADFAPVRDGVLDVELLQQGRLKARFRVRAPARDGLFTPVIQPREPGEYDLVLKLSGEDLNTTHALGKVDVYATIDAVPPAEDVPDSGVSYLKEQQWQGEFDLAQADVRAVQASVPASATITAPPDRFATLRAPSAGIVASTAEGFPSIGARVERGQQLATLRPLLSAGTDAATLNLALERAEANERLAQQDLARHRRLFASGAIAEHRVHEAENTLEVARAETRAARARVVQLANATSRAGIAIIAPISGRLVDLRITPGAVVEVDSMLAQIAGDSELWLRADVAEADAPRISRPDGAWFDLGDRRVRLDVGDNAHLIAVGGVIDDTRRTLPVILGFATSDVGLRINQRVAAHILTGEQVQAVTVPRSALIDDGGQPIVYVQRGGETFERRAVRTGLRDAEFVAITHGLAAGERVVSQGAYDVHLAAADPAEAGHGHAH, from the coding sequence ATGACCACCCTCACTAGACCGATGCGCGCCATCGGATCAGCAGTGTTGGCCCTCGTGCTCGTCAGTCTCATGGCCGCGTGCAGTCACGACCACTCCCACGAGGCGGGGCACGGCCACGATGACCATGGGAATGACCATCACGCGCACGGTCATGGCGATGCTGACGACGGCCGTCCGACAGTCGTCATCACGCATTTCACCGGCAGCAGCGAACTGTTCATGGAGTACCCGGCACTGGTCGTCGGTGAGGAATCACGCTTTTTGGCGCACTTCACGCGGCTGGCCGATTTCGCACCGGTTCGCGATGGGGTGCTGGACGTCGAGCTACTTCAGCAAGGCCGCCTGAAAGCGCGCTTCCGCGTCCGCGCGCCTGCGCGGGATGGATTGTTCACGCCGGTCATCCAGCCGCGGGAACCGGGCGAGTACGACCTGGTGCTGAAACTGTCCGGCGAGGATCTGAACACCACGCACGCTTTGGGCAAGGTCGACGTCTACGCCACAATCGACGCCGTCCCCCCCGCGGAGGATGTTCCGGACAGTGGCGTGAGCTACCTCAAGGAGCAGCAGTGGCAAGGCGAATTTGACTTGGCACAAGCTGACGTCCGAGCAGTGCAGGCATCCGTTCCCGCATCAGCGACCATCACCGCACCGCCCGATCGCTTTGCCACGTTGCGCGCTCCCAGTGCCGGAATCGTCGCATCAACGGCGGAAGGCTTTCCCTCGATCGGGGCTCGTGTCGAGCGCGGGCAACAACTGGCCACGTTGCGGCCACTGCTGTCCGCTGGGACGGATGCCGCGACACTGAATCTTGCGCTCGAGCGTGCAGAAGCCAATGAGCGCCTCGCACAGCAGGACCTGGCGCGCCATCGCCGCTTGTTCGCGTCCGGCGCCATTGCCGAGCATCGCGTTCACGAGGCGGAAAACACGCTGGAGGTGGCACGGGCCGAGACGCGTGCGGCGCGCGCCCGGGTCGTGCAACTTGCTAACGCCACGTCCAGGGCAGGGATTGCCATCATCGCCCCGATCTCCGGTCGATTAGTAGATTTGCGGATCACACCCGGCGCGGTCGTGGAGGTCGATTCCATGCTGGCGCAAATTGCTGGCGACAGCGAGCTGTGGCTGCGCGCCGATGTCGCCGAGGCGGATGCGCCCCGGATCAGCCGTCCTGACGGTGCCTGGTTTGACCTGGGTGATCGTCGCGTCCGCTTGGACGTTGGTGACAATGCACACTTGATCGCCGTGGGCGGGGTGATCGATGACACCCGCCGGACCTTGCCCGTCATCCTGGGTTTCGCTACCTCGGACGTCGGCCTGCGGATCAACCAGCGTGTGGCCGCCCACATCCTGACGGGCGAACAGGTTCAGGCTGTCACCGTCCCTCGCAGCGCGCTGATTGACGACGGGGGGCAACCGATCGTCTACGTACAGCGCGGCGGAGAGACCTTCGAGCGCCGCGCGGTGCGTACCGGTCTGCGCGACGCAGAGTTCGTCGCGATCACCCATGGGCTCGCAGCCGGGGAGCGCGTTGTCAGTCAAGGGGCCTACGACGTGCATCTCGCCGCAGCAGACCCGGCCGAAGCCGGCCACGGCCACGCGCACTAG
- a CDS encoding TolC family protein, which translates to MSQPHISQRLAAARAGASGEQRAAGRWANPVLELSDESVSGGGQSEDERSIWIRQSLDLSRVRRQRSLAAAAEGGARVADTQHGVRLLIQQLRNSYFNALYWQQRTRLLADARTRIERLITMITEQVARGETAQFDLLRLEQQQVSVSAREAASAARADRDHQRLLALLGLGTQQGLRLTDPLIPPAPPDLVSLLEQLPRLPVLRAAQARLDAAQASLRAEQRTRIPEITLGLGHRTVESNGMEQDGALVALEVPLPLFDRRSDQRQIAASNVESTTAELTALQQQVAGDVRGLWAAATRLRGQAMRITEEAERSSSAMLMAAETGYAEAELSVLQLTDALDTVLSTLLNAHDLTWAARAAHNELHRYTLDDSNE; encoded by the coding sequence ATGTCGCAACCGCACATCAGCCAACGCCTAGCCGCTGCGAGAGCGGGTGCCTCGGGCGAACAACGCGCCGCCGGCCGATGGGCCAACCCTGTGTTGGAGCTGTCCGACGAATCCGTGTCTGGCGGCGGCCAATCGGAGGACGAGCGCAGCATCTGGATTCGGCAATCGCTGGATTTGTCCCGCGTGCGCAGGCAACGCAGCCTTGCGGCCGCGGCAGAGGGCGGCGCCCGGGTTGCCGACACGCAGCACGGCGTCAGGTTGCTGATTCAGCAATTGCGCAATTCCTACTTCAACGCGCTCTACTGGCAGCAGCGCACGCGACTGCTCGCCGATGCACGCACGCGGATCGAACGGTTGATCACGATGATTACCGAGCAGGTCGCACGCGGTGAAACTGCGCAGTTTGATTTGCTTAGACTCGAGCAGCAGCAGGTGAGCGTGTCCGCACGTGAGGCAGCTTCCGCAGCCCGGGCAGATCGTGATCACCAGCGACTACTGGCTTTACTGGGGCTGGGAACCCAGCAAGGACTCAGGCTGACCGACCCACTCATTCCGCCTGCACCGCCCGACTTAGTTTCGCTGCTCGAACAATTGCCAAGGTTGCCGGTCCTACGGGCTGCGCAGGCGCGTCTTGACGCGGCGCAAGCGTCGCTGCGCGCCGAACAGCGCACGCGTATCCCGGAAATAACCCTGGGGCTGGGCCACCGGACGGTTGAATCCAATGGGATGGAGCAAGACGGCGCGCTAGTGGCACTGGAAGTACCGCTGCCACTGTTCGATCGCCGCAGCGACCAGCGACAGATCGCGGCTTCAAACGTTGAATCAACGACCGCCGAACTCACCGCCCTGCAACAGCAAGTTGCAGGCGATGTTCGCGGACTTTGGGCAGCGGCAACACGGCTTCGGGGGCAGGCAATGCGGATCACCGAGGAAGCCGAACGCTCATCATCGGCAATGCTGATGGCCGCCGAGACGGGTTACGCCGAAGCAGAGCTCAGCGTGCTCCAGCTGACCGACGCGTTGGACACGGTTTTGAGCACGCTGCTGAACGCACACGACCTCACCTGGGCAGCCAGAGCTGCTCACAACGAACTGCACCGCTACACGCTGGATGACTCCAATGAATGA
- a CDS encoding M56 family metallopeptidase has product MPPNDELVALALLLLGCFVLVSTVLAVLSVAIRPLVNGWPASARLRASTLLLVSPVISASALAMLASAPHLWATVMDHCALHAADHGCGWHLPIEGTRSAGMTLATVLSVFAPLMSFKAARVISQHRRLQRLLALARFDHDLGAFRLPIAAPMAFTAGLLRPGIYLSDGLLDALNSGQIQQVLAHEQAHVARRDGLLKLGLSVLSAGHWPAVRRQLFRDWELACEQRCDAAAAETPSKATDLAECLVRVGRLTLAHQPVGPSVCRLDGGHLEQRIWALLEPAERPSRTSHLLLAAAFAAVLTTVASLAPPVHLLLEQIT; this is encoded by the coding sequence GTGCCTCCAAACGACGAACTGGTTGCACTTGCGCTATTGCTGCTCGGCTGCTTCGTGCTGGTGAGCACGGTGCTCGCTGTCCTGTCCGTTGCGATCCGTCCGCTGGTCAATGGGTGGCCGGCGAGCGCCAGATTGCGAGCCTCGACGCTGCTGCTGGTCTCGCCGGTCATTTCGGCCTCGGCTCTGGCGATGCTGGCGTCGGCCCCACACCTGTGGGCAACCGTCATGGACCATTGCGCACTGCACGCCGCCGATCATGGTTGCGGGTGGCATTTGCCCATTGAAGGCACCCGTTCTGCGGGGATGACGTTAGCGACGGTCTTGTCGGTTTTTGCTCCGCTCATGTCATTCAAGGCCGCCCGTGTCATCTCGCAGCATCGGCGGCTGCAGCGATTGCTGGCTCTAGCCAGATTTGATCATGATTTGGGCGCATTCCGTCTGCCCATTGCAGCACCGATGGCGTTCACAGCCGGCCTGCTGCGGCCGGGCATTTATCTGAGCGACGGCCTGCTTGATGCACTGAACTCGGGGCAGATTCAGCAAGTCCTCGCCCACGAACAGGCCCATGTGGCACGACGAGACGGCCTGCTTAAACTCGGGCTCTCGGTGTTGTCGGCGGGTCATTGGCCTGCCGTACGCAGGCAGCTATTTAGGGATTGGGAACTCGCCTGCGAGCAACGCTGCGACGCGGCCGCTGCCGAAACGCCCAGCAAGGCGACCGATCTTGCAGAATGTCTGGTCCGCGTCGGGCGGCTCACGCTCGCGCACCAACCGGTGGGTCCGTCCGTGTGCAGATTGGATGGCGGACACTTGGAGCAACGCATCTGGGCTTTGCTGGAGCCCGCCGAGCGACCCTCCCGGACCAGCCATCTTCTGCTCGCGGCGGCATTCGCCGCGGTGTTGACGACTGTTGCGAGCTTGGCTCCACCAGTCCATCTGCTGCTTGAGCAGATCACTTGA
- a CDS encoding BlaI/MecI/CopY family transcriptional regulator: MQKAISLPLGDLELQVMEHLWSSGQADVRSTHEALGGQHSRKLNTVQSTLDRLFRKGLLDRKKISRAFVYSAKVDRESLLLGSMQSIADTLGEIDRGALLASFLELHGEDDAELDRLQALINAHRAKNAER, translated from the coding sequence ATGCAGAAGGCCATTTCGTTGCCGCTCGGCGATCTCGAATTGCAGGTCATGGAGCACCTGTGGTCATCAGGTCAGGCAGACGTTCGTTCGACCCACGAGGCGCTGGGCGGCCAACACTCGCGCAAGCTGAATACAGTTCAGTCCACGCTGGATCGGTTGTTCCGCAAGGGGCTCCTTGATCGAAAGAAGATCAGTCGGGCCTTTGTGTACTCCGCCAAGGTGGATCGTGAATCGCTGTTGCTGGGGAGCATGCAGTCGATTGCGGACACGCTGGGCGAGATCGATCGCGGCGCGCTGCTGGCATCTTTCCTGGAGCTTCACGGTGAAGACGACGCCGAGCTGGACCGGCTCCAGGCTCTGATTAACGCGCATCGCGCCAAAAACGCGGAGCGATAG